One part of the Alistipes onderdonkii genome encodes these proteins:
- a CDS encoding RagB/SusD family nutrient uptake outer membrane protein, whose product MKKIQSICIVALLAAFALTSCNYTDLDPTDMVGPDKAFGNVQNVHKAVVGIYGKASLRSKLAVTEYIADDCVQGGDSGGAGTDLAGWVYTATSGDVSGLWAHYYGIINQANRVLNYGPKVKPLNAEEETSLQVSLGTAYFFRAYAHFELLCFFSDFSNDDALGIPYVSHYHVVGNPPRDKVGACYEQIMTDLTRAYDMLTVAAPDLAADNKATNSTAYISQAAVDALRARVSLYHKKYTHAYIYASNALRAVGIAKLGEVQNLWLDKSNAGTIFKLSRPAGSSTIGTLFVGRDYSSVFRPSNELRAQFSEKDVRGPVFFEYGRDRAGAPVWMVTKWFGDASDIGRLDEKMFRAEEMQLIAIEALMMRENPDLAEANRLLNELRAERIEGYTAQTYPGLLAEIIKERRCELVWEGHRLFDARRLKVTMTREGKTISADDYRLTLPIPQAEIDANSGISESDQNYGY is encoded by the coding sequence ACGTCATGTAACTATACCGACCTCGATCCCACGGACATGGTCGGCCCCGACAAGGCGTTCGGCAACGTGCAGAACGTCCATAAGGCCGTGGTCGGCATCTACGGCAAGGCCAGCCTGCGCTCGAAACTTGCCGTTACGGAATATATCGCCGACGACTGCGTGCAGGGCGGCGATTCGGGTGGCGCAGGAACCGACCTTGCCGGCTGGGTCTACACCGCCACGTCGGGCGACGTCAGCGGCTTGTGGGCGCATTACTACGGTATCATCAATCAGGCCAACCGCGTGCTTAACTACGGCCCGAAAGTGAAGCCGCTCAACGCCGAAGAGGAAACCTCACTGCAGGTGTCGCTCGGCACGGCTTACTTCTTCCGCGCCTATGCGCATTTCGAGCTGCTCTGCTTCTTCTCCGATTTTTCGAACGACGACGCGCTGGGCATCCCGTACGTCAGCCATTACCACGTGGTGGGCAATCCCCCGCGCGACAAAGTCGGCGCATGCTACGAGCAGATTATGACCGACCTCACCCGCGCGTACGACATGCTGACGGTAGCGGCTCCCGACCTGGCGGCCGACAACAAGGCAACCAACTCGACGGCATACATTTCGCAGGCCGCGGTCGATGCGCTCCGTGCGCGGGTTTCGCTCTACCACAAAAAGTACACCCACGCCTACATCTATGCCAGCAACGCCCTGCGTGCCGTAGGCATCGCCAAGCTTGGCGAGGTGCAGAACCTCTGGCTGGACAAGTCGAACGCCGGTACGATTTTCAAGCTGTCGCGTCCCGCAGGCTCGTCGACGATCGGGACGCTCTTCGTGGGCCGCGACTATTCGAGCGTTTTCCGCCCGAGCAACGAACTGCGCGCCCAGTTTTCCGAAAAAGACGTCCGCGGGCCGGTTTTCTTCGAATACGGCCGTGACCGCGCTGGGGCGCCCGTGTGGATGGTCACCAAGTGGTTCGGCGACGCGTCGGATATCGGCCGTCTCGATGAGAAAATGTTCCGTGCCGAGGAGATGCAGCTCATTGCCATCGAGGCGCTGATGATGCGTGAGAACCCCGACCTGGCTGAGGCCAACCGCCTGCTCAACGAACTGCGCGCCGAACGTATCGAGGGCTACACGGCGCAGACCTATCCGGGGCTGCTGGCCGAGATTATCAAGGAGCGCCGCTGCGAGCTGGTATGGGAGGGGCACCGCCTGTTCGACGCGCGCCGCCTGAAAGTGACCATGACGCGCGAGGGCAAGACGATTTCCGCCGACGACTACCGCCTGACGCTGCCGATTCCGCAGGCCGAAATCGACGCCAACTCGGGCATCTCGGAGAGCGACCAGAATTACGGATATTAA